ATCGGAGAAGGAGAAGAAcaatgaagagaagaagaagattggATCGTCTTCTGAAAGTGTTGGGAACAAAGAGAATAGTAATGATAAGGGTATTATCGCGAGTTATTGGGGTATCAATCCATCTAAGATTACCAAAGAGGATGGCACAGAATGGAAATGGAACTGCTTCAGGGTACATATTTTCAGATCTgttgttatttattttcttcttgaaaagttttgttttgttttattgaatatatatttttttaatgaagcCATGGGAGACATACAAAGCGGATCTGAACATTGATTTGAAGAAGCACCATGCGCCGGTAACATTTCTGGATAAGATGGCTTATTGGACTGTTAAATCGCTCAGATTCCCCACTGATCTATTCTTTCAGGTATTCAATTATTCATTGATATCTTTTCAAGTGGTACATGATGTGATGATGGTGCATGTGATGTTAGGTTGCTGAGGGTTAGGTCATAAGTTGATTAACCAGCACATGATGAGTCATTGGCTCTACTACTATTATTGTTTGAGAACTAAATTATGCAATTGATAATATAATACCTTTTATCTTTTGAAATAGGATCAAACAAATTTCTGAAAGTTAAATGATCTTCATGAAGATTAATAGCTTAGAGCCTCTTTAAGAAAATTAAACCGATGATTACATAGAATACTTTGTTTAATTTGGGAAGTCCATATTACCTCTTTGTTCTTCGATATAGAAATATTACATCTTACATTACcttgaaagaaaaatataagccTTGATAATTTCTTAGTCTATAATATAAAATGCTTAATTAAGCTTTGTTCTTATCATATGTTTTATGCAAATGTAACAGCGACGATATGGATGCCGAGCAATGATGCTGGAGACAGTGGCAGCTGTTCCTGGCATGGTGGGAGGGATGCTCCTCCACTGCAAATCGCTGCGACGATTCGAGCACAGTGGTGGCTGGATCAAAGCTCTGCTGGAAGAAGCAGAGAACGAGCGCATGCACCTAATGACCTTCATGGAAGTGGCCAAGCCAAAGTGGTATGAGCGTGCTTTGGTGATAGCAGTTCAAGGTGTTTTCTTCAATGCCTACTTCTTGGGGTATTTGGTGTCTCCCAAATTTGCACACCGCATGGTTGGGTACCTTGAGGAGGAAGCAATACACTCCTACACTGAGTTCCTTAAGGAGCTTGACAAGGGCAATATAGAGAATGTGCCAGCACCAGCCATAGCCATTGACTATTGGCAGCTTCCACCTGATTCTACTCTAAGGGATGTGGTTATGGTCGTCAGAGCCGATGAAGCGCACCACCGGGACGTCAACCACTTTGCATCGGTAAGCTTATTTATACCCTTTTGTTAATCTTGGATGAAAAAATATTGAAGGTGTGTTTGGTATATGATATTATGATTTGGATTGCTAATGGTgttattttttgaatgaattgcAGGATGTACATTATCAAGGCCGAGAGTTACGAGAGACTGCTGCTCCAATTGGTTATCACTAAGACACTGATTTCTTGTCAAATTTTTTCGTGGAGTGCAGATTGAGTCAAATTACATGGTGAATGTAATTTTGGCTAGAAGCCTAGAATAAATAAAGCTTCTAGTTTGGTGACAATATAGTAGTATTTTTCTCAAGGTTCGTCTAACAATGTCGATGTAAATAATGTGGAGTCTACTTATTGTTCTGAGTCATACATCTCCTTGTTTGTCTGAAGTCATATATCTGAATGATTTGTTATTCTATTGGGCACTGTTGAGGGTGCTCATGGAGTTATACGAAATCTCATAACTAGAGAGCTCCACTACATTTTGCCTGATATTTCCTTGATGCTCCTTTTTGACGGTAGATTGCATTACTTTCTTCATGGTTATGGATCTTAACATCATCAGACAAGTGCTGCTATTTTATCTTTAAGACTGGACTGGAATTTGCCTTATGGCAGATAATTTAGCGGAAGGAATGGATGAAATTTAATAAAAGATTTTACAAAAAGTCTGGCAGGGCATGATAAAACTGCATCAATTTGAATGACACCCGGCTGTCAGATAAGAATTATAATGAATCTATAACCAGTTTGGTATGATTATTGGGAAATGTGTTCGTTAGTGTATCGTCAATGCAAAAGTAAAGACTGCATCTTAGAAGCAAAGTTAAAACACGGTGTTAAACAGCTAGGAAAGCTGCGTGATGGTAATGGAGGGGTAAATGATTGGTATTGCCATCAGAAGATGAGAAAACGGGGGATGGGGTGTTACTTAATTGATCCCACAATCAAGGAAAATTTAGGTTCCAAGCTAGCAATTTTTGTTGCATTTGAACAAACATGGCATCGCAAACATTAGGCCATTTGGGATAACACTATTCCCAGTCCTTCCTTTATTCCTTACTTCCATTCCCAATTTCACGCTAAAGTTCCAAGCATATATACGTACAGTTAAGTGGAAGGCACCTTTTGAATTAGCTGCAATGTTTTTATATGCAAGTTATTAGCACTGTTCTGCTGCTCTGGACACGCGGATACCATGTGCAGTGAGCAGTTTAGAAATAATCATGGGATTCTCACGACTTCGTACTGATGGGAAATTCTGAGAGGGGATTCATTTGAAACGGGCCGGCTCTCAGACCATAGCTCCAGGTTGACCGTGCCGCAATCCCAATGAACAAGACACTTGAAAACCTCAGTTACGTTAAATCGATTGACCAGCGCCAATCCAAGACATTTATCAATGAGCCTCCACTCACCTGAGATAAAAAATTCATCATCTATTTTGCTGAGATATATTGACTTCAGTTCTGAATATTGATATGAAAATCATACTCCAATATGAACATTGTTAACATAGGCAGTAATGAATAATgcaaaggataagataaaatgACAATTACCATTTGGAAGAAGGTCTCCTTCAAAAAATTGCTCTCCACTTTCGGGAAACACTTCATGCGTTGATCCATCAATTGaggcaaaagaaataaaagattcTGATGGGTGCAAAAGATCAAATGTTGGGTGAACCCTTAAGCAGACCAACCtgcagaaagtaaaatggaCCATAGCAGAAATCAATAATCTGAACAAATTCAAACATTTTCAATTAAGCAAATAACAGAACACAAGGATACTGCAGTCACAGAGGGTAAAACTCAAAAATTGTTAACCTAGCTAAATACAGTTTCTCATCAACGCTAGCTAATATTAGTGTTTTCTTTTTTCGGATATTAATCTATAAATAGCTGAGTAAAATATTCTGTAAAATCTGATTCTGAAGTACTGAAAATGTTGAGTAAAACTACACACCAGTCCTTGAAAAATTCAATTTGTAACCCACACAATGCTATTAAATGTtacaatacaaaaaaaaataaaaccttGAGAATCCTCCAGAACCAGCTCCAACACTGCGGGATAATATGCTTGATTCTACTTGAAACGTGCTAACAGCATTCTTTGGAAAATAGATCTGCCGCTGAAGAACCAATCCTCCACCAATATCACCCTCTAATACCATAGATTCTTCTTCCCTTGCAAGCTCAAGTTCTCGACTGCAAGAAAGAAACCAAGAAATGTATGTTGAACACCAAAGTAAAGAGGGTGTGGGCGGACCAGCACGGACAAAAATTATGCACACAAAGAATGGGTTAAAGGGGAATTTGGTGGCTCTCAGAAAAAACAAGTGTAAGGAAAACTAACTCAATGATAGAGTATTCCTCCGAACATCCAGCAGATCGATACTCTGTACCACTATACTCCTCGTATCCACTGGTTTCTAACCTGCTATGCAGCCATTGTGTTCCTGAAGGCAGATAATTTATCATGAACAATACAGCATTTGTTCCATCCATGCAACATAAAGTAATATGATCTCCTTTATAACTATATGGATCTAATGAGAAACACACAGAACCAACAGGTCGTATGGAAAATAAAAGGAGTTCTATTTCCAGATTAATTTACTGATTAAATAAATTGCTAATGGACAATCAATTTTACCTGAAGGAATGTGCACCATGGAAATGATTCTGCCGCCAATCCAGGGAACAATTTTAAGAACCCACTCACCATTTTTCAGTTCAATGGGAGTTCTTGAAAGCTCTGTCCCCTTGGGTCCAGAAAGCTCCTCTGCATCAGGAATCTGAATTGCCCTTTCTGCATAGCATTCATGAGAAATTAGCACACCATGATACAGAGTATGCATTATTAGTGCATGCATCTTATACACAACTGAGAAGAAAATGCATAATCAATTGCCAAATACTTCTCTCCCTGCTTACCCTCCACTTTGCTCATGGGGAAAGGAAGAGTGAAAAGCATGCAAAACTCTCAATTCTCAAAAAAAGGAAGGAAATGAAAAACCCATATACATGTGAGGAAGATGTGAAACTACTGAGCAATAGCACGGTGCTAAATATTCATGAATATCAAAACCTAAGAATATCTTCAACAGAGgtcatataatattatatttttcaaaagcAGACTTGTTGGCAGAAGATAAATAAAGCTATAGCATCGGCAGAGAAGGATGCTAAAGAAGATGAGAATTTAAGAAAATATGAGCATATATACTCTATAAGGAAATATTCATAAACCCACAAAGTAAAGATCTGAGCAAGTGCCTACCTAATCGTTCCTTGTATTCCTTCTCACTAGTAGATACTAACTTCGATACCTCCTCTTCAGAAGGCAGAATAACTTGCAGAACTTCTCCATCCATGCCCCAGGTATCAAGCTGTATACAAAACCTAACTTATCAATATGAATCTCAAGTGGAAAGGATAATGTAATGAATAACTTCTAAGCACAACACTTGATTACTTCTTTCTATATAAGTTTCATGTTCCTCGTAAATTCCTTTTTTGAAGAAACACATACCATTGCACCCCCACCTAGCAATACTTGAACATGAAGGCGGCGTTTGGGTCTTCCCCATGATCCTTCAGATTTTTGTACTCTCACAGTAACAACCGATGACTGAAGTTCAGCCACATATTGTGTTAATAAATAATTGCCTTTGGTGAATTCATATCCATCACCATCATCCTCAAATAGAACACCTTCAGCTTTCCCTGTAAATGAATATATCTTATTCATACATTATCTAAAAGTACATTCATCTGAAAAGCAAATATAATGTGATTACAAGCATTCTTAGGGAAAACAGAATGCAGGGACTTACCTTGTTCATctaaggccacaagaagcatcaaGTCATCTGATGGACGAGCTTCTCCAACATGTTGCAGAGGGAGACCCACAGGAATAATTGATCCACCTTTTAAATATAAAGCTGGCAAATCCTGTCATGCCCCAAACAGCACAAAAAATAAGTAAAGATTTTGAagacagaataaaaaatagaaagaaaagtaGAAATGACATGCAAAAAGTAGCAGAAGAAAGCATGGATACCGGATGTGCATCACCAAAGTCAAAACTCAACCAAATACCCTTAGGCAAAGTATACTCCAGCTTATCCAACCCCCGATTGCGGAAGGTGCTGATCAGATACAAAGAACACGTCAAATTAGTGCAAATTGTACAGCATTGTGTAAAACTTTCTATCAACAACTATAAGCTTCACCACATTTTGTGCTAgcatgaataataaaaataataataataataacaacaacaacaacaataacaataataataataataataaatcctgCAAAGGCATCTCTCAATAATCTAACAGTGGCATCTAGATTGACTACTTTAAGTAAGGGGAAGAACCTTGCATATACTAAAACTGGTCCAAGCAAAAACGAGTTTTCAAGTTTCCTCAGACTAGGATCTTTTGGATCTGCAAGAAGCAAGAATATAAATCCATCATGTGTTAACCAAACAAAAGACACTAAATTTATTCTTCAGAACACGGAATCACCGGCAAAGAAAGTAGGTGTTGCTACTGGAGTGCCCCTTGTATgagcaaaataaaaaagtgtGTAGATAAGTGGGATAAGGCGGTAGCGCCTCTTCAATGCCAATCGACAAACTTCTTCGCACTAATAATTAAAGCTGAAGTCAGTGATGCACAGTTTTGAGCATAGAAGTAAATTtcaatcacagaaaaacatcaCAGCAAACAACGGGGAAAATGAAATATAAGGAGTAAGGACTGTAGCTGCACATCTTCCCATTCATTATAGAATCTTATCTTCAGCCTCCAGCTGGGCAGCTGGCAGTGAGATTCctttaaaaaatctttaaatGAATTTTCTAATCAATAAAACATCAGTTGCTCAAAATCTAGTTTTAAGGTGCTAGCAAAATATTAATAACAAACCAACACGCAAATTTGAAATCATGGTTTAACAGGATGTGGATACTGATACATCGGCAACAATCACATGCTTAGTAAGTAGTTGGGTgtaaaaaagaataatatatgATAAAACCAGTATTTTCTTTTTAGGTACCCTGAATAATATAAATGAACATAAGTACATAAACAGTTATCATTTTTCacagaagttcaaaagatttcaGGGAAAACAAGAGCAATTTTTAAAGTTAGCACTGAATAAGTTCAAAACGTGTTGTGCAACACCAAAACTTAAAGCATGAAATGAAGTACATGTgagaatatatttatttatttcaattaaCTCATTTTAAAGTTGATGTCAAGCAAAGACAAAGAACTAGATAATGTCCAGTACATTACCAGTTGGAAACCATAACAAAGAAAAGAATTTTATATAGGCAACTGCGAACCAACCTCTTCCCCAAAAGACCAGGGTTCATGGTCTTTTGTGCCTTCTTCAGAATGACCTCTGCAGAAGGGAAACAAGGAACCTACACCCATCCACCTTCCAAAAAGCCTAGGTGTTGCATTTCCAGCAAATCCCCCAAGATCAGGACCAGAAAATGGCTGACCACTGAGTCCCTGAACACAACAAATGCAAAAAATGAAGGGATGCAGAAAACTTACTGGATGCCAATATTTATGTTAGAAATACATAAATATCCTTCTGACTTTATCTTTCTTCCAGCACTGAACATAGTATTTTTTCAATACAACACCACTCACAAAGCACTGAACATAGTATGAAAAtgtgtaaaat
The genomic region above belongs to Arachis stenosperma cultivar V10309 chromosome 5, arast.V10309.gnm1.PFL2, whole genome shotgun sequence and contains:
- the LOC130981939 gene encoding ubiquinol oxidase 2, mitochondrial-like yields the protein MMMTMVRTAGGGGGARVANTAVIVAANRLFSTAGRGGVAAAAAARGIGNEVGVGGPNKLGYWIRASMIDGGRSESTMALSSEKEKNNEEKKKIGSSSESVGNKENSNDKGIIASYWGINPSKITKEDGTEWKWNCFRPWETYKADLNIDLKKHHAPVTFLDKMAYWTVKSLRFPTDLFFQRRYGCRAMMLETVAAVPGMVGGMLLHCKSLRRFEHSGGWIKALLEEAENERMHLMTFMEVAKPKWYERALVIAVQGVFFNAYFLGYLVSPKFAHRMVGYLEEEAIHSYTEFLKELDKGNIENVPAPAIAIDYWQLPPDSTLRDVVMVVRADEAHHRDVNHFASDVHYQGRELRETAAPIGYH
- the LOC130981938 gene encoding uncharacterized protein LOC130981938; the protein is MEVFSFGCSSYCCSWSTTVPAIPSKFASTLNHHLLLLRNTNTRSFPSSQSLITLRRKRRFCEKFLAKMANYEGKTVTSDGTGVSSGKMIYKPILGDGVFRFDCSVNDRDAAFPSISFVNSRDRDTPITSDKVPVYTPTFECRLEQQVVKLEFPTGTSLYGTGEASGQLERTGKRVFTWNTDAYGYGPETMSLYQSHPWVLAILPNGEALGILADTTKRCEIDLRKESTIQFVAPSSYPVITFGPFASPTAVLISLSKAIGTVFMPPKWSLGYQQCRWSYMSDQRVLEVARTFRKKSIPCDVIWMDIDYMDGFRCFTFDKERFRDPKSLAEGLHYNGFKAIWMLDPGIKQEEGYFVYDSGCKSDVWVQKADGTPFVGEVWPGPCVFPDYTQSKVRSWWANLVKDFVSNGVDGIWNDMNEPAVFKVVTKTMPENNVHRGDSELGGHQNHSFYHNVYGLLMARSTYEGMKLANENKRPFVLTRAGFVGSQRYAATWTGDNLSTWEHFHMSISMVLQLGLSGQPFSGPDLGGFAGNATPRLFGRWMGVGSLFPFCRGHSEEGTKDHEPWSFGEECEEVCRLALKRRYRLIPLIYTLFYFAHTRGTPVATPTFFADPKDPSLRKLENSFLLGPVLVYASTFRNRGLDKLEYTLPKGIWLSFDFGDAHPDLPALYLKGGSIIPVGLPLQHVGEARPSDDLMLLVALDEQGKAEGVLFEDDGDGYEFTKGNYLLTQYVAELQSSVVTVRVQKSEGSWGRPKRRLHVQVLLGGGAMLDTWGMDGEVLQVILPSEEEVSKLVSTSEKEYKERLERAIQIPDAEELSGPKGTELSRTPIELKNGEWVLKIVPWIGGRIISMVHIPSGTQWLHSRLETSGYEEYSGTEYRSAGCSEEYSIIDRELELAREEESMVLEGDIGGGLVLQRQIYFPKNAVSTFQVESSILSRSVGAGSGGFSRLVCLRVHPTFDLLHPSESFISFASIDGSTHEVFPESGEQFFEGDLLPNGEWRLIDKCLGLALVNRFNVTEVFKCLVHWDCGTVNLELWSESRPVSNESPLRISHQYEVVRIP